From the genome of Aspergillus fumigatus Af293 chromosome 1, whole genome shotgun sequence, one region includes:
- a CDS encoding CUE domain-containing protein, translating to MSDEDKMTPSKSAAVPSSPKPESPTTARPLDFDDEPQETGVTTAPPQQTGTEAAPPKPPRPVSPRQQAENTLKEAFPTIEASVIRAVLVASNWDIERAFHALLGMTDPNAQQEDIAPPKPPRPSAAQRQLEADELYARQLAEHYNRRAPQPRWDESRRDRARRGSDQSEEREYSFFDDDLPVIRENIRKGFLETQSKVNSWVQNLKKRLDGEDVDEGPSNQRYGEGQGYSRPRRSGDMGRRSGDRERYDADPQLLSDDFSALELRDSEAPPPQPPRRPLANPNLYKSASPSPDRRKVSFQEGPPSEIGNLYDTSDPAKRTSTGSKSSKWQPLATVEPSPVAENDPFSLGDSEDERDTKGREQNHADEADRIKRATAEAMAGELGTTKVNDQTQTAGKS from the exons ATGTCGGACGAGGACAAGATG ACTCCCAGCAAATCCGCGGCTGTCCCTAGTAGTCCAAAACCAGAGTCGCCGACTACTGCGCGTCCCTTAgattttgatgatgaaccACAAGAAACCGGTGTTACCActgctcctcctcagcaaACTGGTACCGAAGCTGCCCCGCCAAAGCCACCCCGTCCAGTGAGCCCGCGGCAACAGGCAGAGAACACCCTCAAAGAAGCCTTTCCCACTATCGAAGCATCCGTCATCAGGGCAGTTTTGGTCGCCAGCAACTGGGATATCGAACGGGCTTTTCATGCTCTCCTTG GCATGACCGACCCCAACGCTCAGCAAGAAGACATAgcgcctccaaagcctcctcgtccatctgCGGCGCAGAGGCAATTGGAAGCGGATGAGCTGTATGCCCGTCAACTAGCCGAGCATTACAACCGTCGTGCGCCGCAACCCCGCTGGGACGAGTCTCGACGTGACCGGgctagaagaggaagcgATCAGTCGGAGGAGCGGGAATATAGTTTTTTTGACG ATGATCTTCCTGTGATTCGCGAGAACATTCGCAAGGGATTCCTGGAGACTCAGTCCAAAGTGAACTCTTGGGTCCAGAACCTCAAAAAGCGACTTGACGGTGAGGACGTCGACGAGGGACCATCTAACCAGCGCTATGGTGAAGGCCAAGGTTACAGTCGACCAAGAAGGAGTGGTGATATGGGTCGTCGCAGCGGTGACCGCGAACGTTACGATGCTGACCCTCAGTTGTTGAGCGACGACTTCTCTGCGCTGGAACTGAGAGACTCTGAAG CACCTCCACCCCAACCACCAAGGAGGCCACTTGCTAACCCAAATCTGTACAAATCAGCTTCTCCCTCACCTGACAGGCGTAAGGTATCTTTCCAAGAGGGTCCACCATCAGAGATCGGCAATCTTTATGACACGTCCGACCCGGCCAAACGCACGTCCACGGGAAGCAAATCGAGCAAGTGGCAGCCGCTGGCCACAGTGGAGCCATCTCCTGTCGCAGAGAATGATCCGTTCAGTTTGGGAGACAGCGAAGATGAGAGAGATACCAAGGGCAGAGAGCAGAATCATGCTGACGAAGCTGATCGTATCAAGAGGGCTACAGCAGAAGCGATGGCCGGTGAACTTGGTACCACAAAGGTTAACGATCAGACACAGACCGCTGGAAAGTCATAA
- a CDS encoding GNAT family N-acetyltransferase codes for MTLIGYFNYLHGRPLCLRLEFFIWAKVLQSARCQRYLEPPFFSVVCFRLSPSCRIGQESSTPETLWSPRLAVSYSPEYIHALGKDQAFDILAQIARIEKKTFPANEAFPFGEDLWKKKPNTRVLYAVSTASGVPRRLVAYAVYVRQKGVALLHKVCVVEAFRRQGIGMQLMNYIRQRLQKEGCQYIQLWVDKAREPARSLYNRSGFEEREEIADYYAPGRTGIRMVLDLKRG; via the exons ATGACTCTGATTGGTTACTTCAACTATCTCCATGGCCGTCCCTTGTGCCTCAGGCTTGAATTCTTTATCTGGGCGAAAGTTCTTCAGTCTGCTCGTTGCCAAAGGTACCTTGAGcctccattcttcagtgTGGTGTGTTTCCGATTATCTCCTTCATGCCGAATTGGCCAGGAGAGCAGCACCCCTGAAACACTGTGGTCTCCTCGTCTTGCTGTCTCTTACAGCCCTGAAT ACATTCATGCTTTAGGCAAAGATCAGGCATTTGACATCCTCGCACAAATTGCACGGATTGAGAAAAAGACTTTTCCGGCTAACGAGGCATTCCCCTTTGGAGAAGACCtttggaagaagaagcctaaCACCAGGGTCTTATATGCGGTCAGCACAGCTTCCGGTGTACCGCGTCGTTTAGTTGCCTATGCTGTCTATGTTCGGCAGAAAGGAGTAGCTTTACTGCACAAAGTCTGTGTTGTGGAGGCATTTCGTCGACAGGGTATCGGGATGCAGCTTATGAACTACATTCGGCAGCGTCTCCAGAAGGAAGGCTGCCAATACATTCAATTATGGGTGGACAAGGCTAGGGAACCCGCTCGTTCATTGTACAATCGCAGTGGGTTCGAAGAACGAGAGGAGATTGCCGATTACTATGCGCCAGGTCGTACTGGAATTCGAATGGTCCTTGACCTCAAACGCGGTTGA
- a CDS encoding putative transmembrane glycoprotein, giving the protein MGPNKFKLVANNGPDSANMEVTLVVTAEDGPKPGKPLLPQLEAIGATSAPSTIFVHSGDSFVISFDHDTFTNTRKSTFFYATSPGNTPLPSWVQFDPSNLEFFGTTPNTGPQTFTFNLVASDVAGFSAAIMSFEMTVSPHILSFNQSTQTLFLTRGKHFNSSHFRDILTLDGRQPENGEVTSTEAQAPSWLTFDRDTISLSGTPPANAMNENVTISVRDTYGDVTRMIVTLQYSQFFTDNIKECDAVIGDDFVLVFNSAILKNDSVQLEVNLGQQLPWLRYNPDNKTLYGHAPSDLQPGRFPITLTAREGTAEDSEQFIIRAVRGDRQDGGEAKLTNTNNGGGGHGKKAGIIAVAVVIPIVFVMVILSLFCCWRYKRKAKAAAQEEGQFPTEKDSRLTPRNLPPCRPYETIKPNDPPIIFRSPSLSSSKPPKLELRPLWSEKSLEDSRQARNSDDKENSLAHSTIEWDFAPLTCHNPQEEKQTEDVSPQNKRLSFQSSPSLHRRTTANSTKREPLKSIQPRRSLKRNSAASSRSRRYSRRSSGISSVASGLPVRLSGAGHGAGGFGPPGHGVVHVSWQNTHASLQSDESSVGNIAPLFPRPPPRGRNSVEFRILDHPRQLTVRAVEPESPTISESDSLEAFVHYRAKNRNSSNPMFSAQFARRTSSGLRALERARSTASRADTMSSSIYNDGRRQSYIQDRPGSMAMSAMSASVYTEENRNSAFLQSLGLEALNVRPIAPLPKKQSQSSLAQNYSKIISPLPRFFSETSLSSNRRLEPGNAVDTLDESQNVNEDSSGSQRRWYRGNPYFQENFSTHRFSLRRSPSTSSVPADSTVRRVSLVRFAGMGNGDDQTMNFDQRWRNRRSVSIEQPGGSVQRDVVNSVRSDANFV; this is encoded by the coding sequence ATGGGACCGAACAAATTCAAACTTGTGGCCAACAATGGGCCAGATTCCGCAAACATGGAAGTTACTCTGGTCGTCACAGCAGAGGATGGACCGAAGCCTGGAAAGCCACTGCTGCCACAACTTGAAGCCATTGGTGCTACATCAGCACCATCAACAATCTTCGTGCACTCCGGCGATTCGTTCGTGATCTCGTTTGATCATGATACTTTCACGAATACTCGCAAGTCGACCTTTTTTTATGCAACATCCCCGGGGAACACACCTCTGCCATCGTGGGTCCAGTTTGACCCGTCTAATCTCGAGTTTTTCGGTACGACTCCCAACACTGGGCCTCAGACATTTACATTCAACCTTGTCGCCTCGGATGTCGCCGGCTTCAGTGCAGCCATCATGAGTTTTGAGATGACCGTCAGCCCGCATATTTTGTCTTTCAATCAGAGCACGCAGACTCTGTTCCTCACTAGAGGAAAGCACTTCAATAGCAGTCACTTCCGCGACATTCTTACCCTAGATGGTAGACAACCAGAAAACGGCGAAGTGACTTCTACTGAGGCCCAGGCTCCGAGCTGGTTAACCTTCGACAGAGATACCATCTCTTTGAGTGGTACGCCCCCTGCCAATGCCATGAACGAAAACGTCACAATTTCCGTGAGAGATACCTATGGAGATGTCACTCGAATGATTGTCACTCTGCAATATTCACAATTCTTCACAGACAACATCAAAGAGTGCGACGCAGTGATTGGTGATGATTTTGTGCTGGTCTTCAACAGCGCGATCTTGAAAAATGACTCGGTCCAACTCGAAGTGAATCTTGGTCAGCAACTGCCCTGGCTGCGATACAACCCTGATAACAAGACCCTTTATGGGCATGCTCCCTCAGATCTTCAACCTGGCAGGTTCCCTATCACATTGACTGCTCGTGAGGGGACTGCGGAAGACAGCGAACAGTTTATCATCCGTGCTGTGCGAGGGGACCGACAAGATGGTGGCGAAGCTAAACTAACCAACACGAAcaatggcggtggtggcCACGGAAAGAAAGCCGGCATCATTGCCGTCGCGGTTGTGATTCCTATTGTTTTCGTAATGGTTATCTTGTCACTCTTCTGCTGTTGGCGCTACAAGCGCAAGGCGAAAGctgcagcgcaagaagaagggcaatTTCCGACTGAGAAAGATTCGAGACTAACTCCGAGGAATCTCCCTCCGTGCCGGCCGTACGAAACGATCAAACCCAATGACCCTCCTATCATCTTCAGGAGCCCGTCgctatcatcatcaaagcctCCAAAATTGGAACTGAGGCCTTTGTGGAGCGAAAAATCGCTGGAAGACAGCAGGCAAGCGCGCAATTCGGATGACAAGGAAAACTCTCTTGCACATTCGACGATCGAATGGGACTTTGCCCCCTTGACATGCCATAACCCgcaggaagagaaacaaaCAGAGGATGTTTCTCCCCAGAATAAACGACTGTCGTTCCAGAGCAGTCCTTCATTACATAGAAGAACAACGGCCAATTCCACAAAACGAGAGCCCCTCAAATCTATACAGCCAAGAAGATCACTTAAGAGAAATTCGGCGGCCTCTTCTAGGTCCCGAAGGTATTCCAGGCGCTCGAGCGGCATTTCATCTGTAGCCTCGGGGCTTCCGGTAAGGCTGAGCGGCGCAGGTcatggagctggaggattCGGGCCTCCTGGACATGGAGTGGTTCACGTATCATGGCAAAACACTCACGCGTCTCTGCAAAGCGATGAGAGCAGCGTTGGAAATATTGCTCCCCTTTTCCCCCGGCCTCCCCCTCGTGGGAGAAACAGCGTGGAATTCAGGATCCTTGACCATCCAAGACAGCTCACTGTGCGGGCCGTGGAGCCAGAAAGCCCAACTATTTCAGAATCCGATTCACTGGAAGCCTTCGTTCATTACCGGGCTAAGAATAGAAACTCCTCCAACCCCATGTTCTCGGCGCAATTCGCACGCCGGACATCCTCTGGTCTACGCGCTCTGGAGAGAGCTCGAAGTACGGCTAGTCGCGCGGACACAATGTCCAGTTCTATCTACAACGATGGTCGTCGACAGTCGTACATCCAGGACCGTCCGGGTTCGATGGCGATGTCCGCAATGTCTGCGTCCGTTTATACAGAGGAAAACCGCAattcggccttcttgcaaTCCCTAGGTCTAGAAGCCCTGAACGTCCGACCTATCGCTCCATTACCCAAAAAGCAAAGCCAATCGAGCCTAGCGCAGAATTATTCCAAGATCATCTCGCCGCTTCCCCGGTTCTTCAGCGAAACAAGCCTGAGTAGCAATCGACGGTTGGAGCCCGGAAACGCGGTCGATACCTTGGACGAGTCCCAGAACGTAAATGAAGATTCCTCTGGGAGTCAACGTCGATGGTACCGGGGTAATCCTTATTTCCAGGAAAACTTTAGCACCCATCGCTTTTCCCTGCGGAGGAGCCCATCAACCTCATCAGTTCCAGCCGACAGTACCGTACGCCGGGTGAGTCTGGTGCGGTTCGCTGGCATGGGGAACGGGGACGACCAGACCATGAATTTTGACCAACGATGGAGAAATCGCCGGTCTGTCAGCATTGAGCAACCTGGCGGCAGTGTACAAAGGGATGTTGTAAACAGTGTCAGGAGCGACGCTAATTTTGTCTGA
- the ptcB gene encoding PP2C family serine/threonine-protein phosphatase, translating to MRTCGTSSEGQDECCLYGLSAMQGWRISMEDAHAAVLDLQAKSTGGSEKPTDPDKRLAFFGVYDGHGGDKVALFAGENVHKIVAKQEAFAKGDIEQALKDGFLATDRAILEDPKYEEEVSGCTAAVSVISKNKIWVANAGDSRSVLGVKGRAKPLSFDHKPQNEGEKARISAAGGFVDFGRVNGNLALSRAIGDFEFKKSPELSPEQQIVTAYPDVTVHEVTDDDEFLVIACDGIWDCQSSQSVVEFVRRGIAAKQELYRICENMMDNCLASNSETGGVGCDNMTMIIIGLLNGKTKEEWYNQISERVANGDGPCAPPEYGKSEFRGPGIRNQFEETPDNYDLENDRSRGFSVRSGRIILLGDGTELIPEQNDEELFDQREENRDVTNHLQHDKAEETSTAANLSESPSSANKNSSGSGTEATEKSASS from the exons ATGCGGACCTGTGGG ACTTCCTCCGAGGGTCAAGATGAATGTTGTTTGTATGGTTTGTCGGCCATGCAGGGCTGGCGAATCAGCATGGAGGACGCCCATGCTGCGGTCCTAGACCTTCAAGCCAAATCCACAGGAGGTTCCGAAAAGCCTACAGATCCCGATAAACGCCTCGCTTTTTTTGGTGTATATGACGGTCATGGTGGAGATAAAGTAGCGTTATTCGCGGGAGAAAATGTGCATAAGATCGTTGCAAAGCAAGAGGCCTTTGCGAAGGGCGATATCGAGCAGGCGTTGAAGGATGGCTTCCTGGCTACCGATCGGGCTATTTTGGAAG ACCCGAAATATGAGGAGGAAGTCTCCGGTTGCACAGCTGCCGTCAGTGTTATTTCAAAGAACAAGATATGGGTC GCAAACGCGGGCGATTCACGCTCAGTATTGGGTGTAAAGGGCCGCGCAAAGCCGCTTTCTTTCGACCACAAGCCACAGAATGAAG GCGAGAAAGCTCGTATCAGTGCCGCTGGTGGCTTCGTCGACTTTGGCCGAGTCAACGGTAATCTGGCCCTATCCCGGGCCATTGGTGATTTCGAGTTCAAGAAGAGCCCCGAGCTCTCACCTGAGCAGCAGATTGTCACAGCTTATCCAGATGTGACAGTTCACGAAGtgactgatgatgatgaattccTTGTTATCGCCTGCGACG GTATTTGGGACTGTCAGTCATCCCAATCCGTAGTCGAGTTTGTTCGGAGAGGTATCGCTGCAAAACAGGAACTTTACCGTATCTGTGAAAATATGATGGACAACTGCCTTGCTTCTAACAGTGAGACTGGAGGTGTTGGATGTGACAACATGaccatgatcatcattggTCTTCTTAATGGCAAAACCAAGGAAGAATGGTACAATCAGATTTCTGAGCGGGTAGCTAACGGCGACGGCCCATGCGCGCCGCCTGAGTACGGCAAGT CTGAATTCCGTGGGCCTGGTATCCGCAATCAATTTGAAGAAACCCCCGATAATTATGATCTTGAAAACGACCGCTCCCGCGGCTTCAGCGTCCGTTCCGGCCGTATCATTCTCCTAGGTGACGGCACTGAACTAATTCCCGAACAGAATGACGAGGAACTTTTCGACCAGAGAGAGGAAAATCGAGATGTCACAAATCATTTGCAACACGA TAAGGCTGAGGAGACCTCGACTGCCGCCAACCTGTCCGAATCACCCTCAAGCGCAAACAAGAACTCTTCTGGCAGCGGGACTGAAGCCACGGAGAAGTCTGCCTCCTCGTAG